The sequence TTCGACGAGCTCTCGCGGCTCAAGGTCATGAACTCCGGGGGCTGGGGGTTCCGGGACATCTTCAACCAGCAGCGACGGCCGTACCACTGGGACCTGCTCATGGGCGGATCCCAGCACATGCGCCACGTGGCCGACTGGTACTGCAAGCGCATGCACGGTGGACGGGCCGAGCACGCGGGCGAGGCGCGGCTGCAGGCGATGAACAGGGTCGTGGGGGTCATCTCGACGGACGACCCCGAGAACAGGCTCGCCATCCGGGAGCTGAAGGACCTGATGCAGCAGCAGTGCGGCGCGCAGATCGCCAAGGAGTACTACTACGCGCAGGACATCAACACGGCCCAGCAGCAGCGCGACGCGGCCTACCGGAAGATGAAGGAGGCCCCTGAGGCGACGACGATCATCTGCTTCTGCGACCTCGTCGCGCCGATCTTCCTCTACCAGACCTGCGAGGAGCAGAGGTACTACCCCGAGCACGTGGTGATCGGGAGCGGATACATGGACGCGGATGCCGCCGCGCAGGCGTACGACAACACGCTGCCGCCGCGGGGCACGCAGTTCCACAACGCGTTCGGACTCGCCCAGCAGCCGAAGGCAGAGTTCCGGGAGGCCAACGCGGCCACCCGCGTCTGGCGCGAGTCCGGTCGGACGGGAGCCCCCCACCAGGCGATGGCAGCCGAGTGGGACCACTACGGGATGATCCTGGCGATGCTCCAATCGGCCGGGCCCAACCTCAACCCGCTCACGGTCGAGGCCGGGGCTCTGAGGATGGGTGAGATCACGCCCGAGGGACGGCAGAACGAGTACATGAACCCGCGTGGGTTCGGGCGCGGCGACTACACCTGGATCAAGGGGATGCGCGAGGTGTTCTGGAGCCCGAACCAGCAGTCGCCGTTCAACCGACAGAACGGGACCTACGTCACGTTGAACAACGGACGGTGGTTCTACCCCGGGGAGTACCCGTCCGGGCTGCTCAAGCTGCCGCCGAAGCCGCGCTGATCGCGAGCCGGAGATGAGGACGCTCAGGGCCCCGGACGCGGTCACCTCGACCCTCGGGCATCCCGTGGCGGGTCCGGCTATCAAGGCGGGTGTCCCCGTGGTGGGGTTGTTCGTGGTCAGTCGCTACCTGTTCGGCGCCACGTACGGGGGGATGTTCAGCGGCGTGGCTCTCGGCTCCCTGTACGGGATCCTCGCCGTCGCGATCATCCTGATCTACCGCACGAACAGGATCATCAACTTCGCGGCGGCCGCGCTCGGGGCGATCCCCGGCGTCACCGCTTGCCTGCTCCTCGTCATCAAGGGGTGGCCGTGGCTGGTCTGCTTCCCGCTCGCCATCGTCGGGGGCGCCGCGCTGGGGGGGATCGCCGACGTCCTTATCATCCGGAGGTTCGCGCGGTCCCCCAGGCTGATCCTCACCGTCGCCACGATCGGGCTGGCCCAGTTCCTGGCCTACTTCGCGTTCATGATCCCCATCTGGATGGGCAGCGCCGGCCGTCCGATCTCGTACATCCCGACCCCCTTCAAGCGGTTCGTGTTCACGCTCGGCAACGAGCGCTTCAGCGGCGACTACCCGTTCTCCATCGTCGGGATCGCGATAGTCGTGACCGCGCTCGCGCTCTTCCTCCGCTACACGCGGATGGGGGTCGCTCTGCGGGCCTCGGCCGAGAACGCGGACCGGGCGAGTCTGCTCGGCATCCCGGTGAAGCGGGTCCAGACGGTCTCCTGGGTGATCGCGGGCACCCTCGCCGCGTTCACCATCTACTTCCGGGCGGCACTCGTGGGCGTCCCGACGGACGGGAGCCTGGGCTACAAGGTGCTGATCTTTGCCCTCGCCGCGGCCGTCGTCGCCCGCATGGAGTCGATACCCGTTGCGCTCGTCGCCGGGATGGGAGCCGGCGTGCTCGGTGAGGCGTCCGTCGTCTACACCGGCCGGGACTCGCTGGCGACGGCGATCATGTTCGGCGTCATCTTGGCCGCCCTCCTGCTCCAGCGAGGGAAGCTGTCCAGGGCGTACGACGCGGGCGTCTCGACCTGGCAGACCGTGAAGGAGTTCCGGCCCACCCCTCACGAGCTGCGCCGGCTCCCCGAGGTGATCGGGTTCCGGGCCGGCGTCTACCTGATCGCCGGTCTGTTCCTCTTGCTCCTGCCGAACCTGGTGGGCGTGGCCCGGTACGGGGACGCGCAGATCCTGGTGATCTACTCGATCATCGCCGTCTCCCTGGTCGTCCTGACCGGCTGGGCGGGACAGATCTCGCTCGGACAGTTCGGCATCGTGGGGATCAGCGCCGCGCTCGCCGGGAAGA comes from Actinomycetota bacterium and encodes:
- a CDS encoding ABC transporter permease; the encoded protein is MRTLRAPDAVTSTLGHPVAGPAIKAGVPVVGLFVVSRYLFGATYGGMFSGVALGSLYGILAVAIILIYRTNRIINFAAAALGAIPGVTACLLLVIKGWPWLVCFPLAIVGGAALGGIADVLIIRRFARSPRLILTVATIGLAQFLAYFAFMIPIWMGSAGRPISYIPTPFKRFVFTLGNERFSGDYPFSIVGIAIVVTALALFLRYTRMGVALRASAENADRASLLGIPVKRVQTVSWVIAGTLAAFTIYFRAALVGVPTDGSLGYKVLIFALAAAVVARMESIPVALVAGMGAGVLGEASVVYTGRDSLATAIMFGVILAALLLQRGKLSRAYDAGVSTWQTVKEFRPTPHELRRLPEVIGFRAGVYLIAGLFLLLLPNLVGVARYGDAQILVIYSIIAVSLVVLTGWAGQISLGQFGIVGISAALAGKMAADFNMDFFLSLAVGVAAGTVAAVLVGIPAVRIQGLYLAVTTLSFSAAVEFYFLNDTYLVGRLLRPDRASQIEVPVLWQRVVLTEGGFPGRGYYYLCLAALGGVVLAARAYRRNRAGRVLMAVRENPRAAASYSVNPTRTKLAAFAVSGAIASLGGVLMSYQLRAIDQSTYGIELSIYIFMIAVIGGLTSIGGVIVATFVIHGIYLFGRDWLPGIQFLVTGPGLLLVLMVLPGGFAEVLYGARDAFLRWVANRHGLHVPSLVADRRIEPDEAEEHVVSDAQRQTEELEAVGPGPVRGS